In Argiope bruennichi chromosome X1, qqArgBrue1.1, whole genome shotgun sequence, a single window of DNA contains:
- the LOC129958745 gene encoding gastrula zinc finger protein XlCGF8.2DB-like, with the protein MEPQICFKCSKSFPHISALEKHMLIHTREKRYVCEICNKKYLSKRSLERHLLNHSDQKPHVCNVCNRGFRLKQTLASHLHTHSNERPYKCEECGKAFSQKHYLKSHSYVHSKDKPHICTVCHRTFTRRSDVTAHMLTHTGTKNHACNVCSKKFLRKGDLLIHLNTHTKEKYHLCNICGKSFTRKGSLTSHILTHTMQVKSFECEICKQRFARNFSLQVHLRTHTNERPYICHLCNKSFILAHGLRVHLLTHKKKQQASSQKSNAEVNEKPFICSICGKFFNQKANYRYHLRTHKDEKPDIFIVYKRSPIDKSLIPAHILVRSKQPDCPDKVIPFNNALGLPLSV; encoded by the coding sequence ATGGAAcctcaaatatgttttaaatgcagtaAATCATTTCCTCATATTTCTGCTCTGGAAAAGCATATGTTGATTCATACAAGAGAAAAGCGCTATGTTTGTGAAATATGTAACAAGAAATACTTATCGAAAAGGAGTTTGGAGAGGCATTTACTGAATCATTCTGATCAAAAGCCTCATGTGTGCAATGTATGTAACAGAGGATTTAGGTTGAAACAAACTTTGGCTTCGCATTTACATACTCATTCCAATGAAAGACCTTATAAATGTGAAGAGTGTGGCAAGGCATTTTCTCagaagcattatttaaaatctcattCATATGTTCATTCAAAGGATAAGCCCCATATCTGTACTGTATGTCATAGAACATTTACTCGCAGAAGTGACGTGACGGCTCATATGCTGACACATACAGGTACAAAGAACCATGCTTGTAATGTTTGCAGTAAAAAATTCTTACGGAAAGGTGATTTGCTGATACATTTAAACACTCATACTAAAGAAAAATACCATCTTTGTAATATATGTGGAAAAAGCTTTACTCGAAAGGGAAGCCTCACAAGCCATATCCTCACTCATACTATGCAAGTCAAATCCTTTGAATGTGAAATATGCAAGCAAAGATTTGCTCGGAATTTTAGTTTACAAGTGCATCTACGCACACATACTAATGAAAGGCCATATATTTGTCATTTGTGTAACAAAAGTTTTATTCTGGCTCATGGTTTACGTGTGCATTTGCTTACgcataaaaagaaacaacaagCATCATCTCAAAAATCTAATGCAGAAGTCAATGAGAAACCTTTTATTTGCAGCATTTGTGGAAAATTCTTTAACCAGAAAGCTAATTATCGATACCACCTGCGTACACATAAAGATGAAAAACCAGATATATTTATCGTCTATAAAAGATCGCCTATAGATAAAAGCTTGATTCCTGCACATATTCTTGTTCGTTCGAAACAGCCCGACTGTCCTGATAAAGTGATTCCATTTAATAATGCTTTAGGTCTACCTTTATCAGTGTGA